The proteins below are encoded in one region of Oreochromis niloticus isolate F11D_XX linkage group LG6, O_niloticus_UMD_NMBU, whole genome shotgun sequence:
- the stn1 gene encoding CST complex subunit STN1 isoform X3 produces the protein MQAASMDPAEEPPSMLWGLDPVFSAFARLYIRDILEMTESTQVPGIYFYNLHPISKVDVLGTVVYKREREDFFCYGAGAQLSAAAQGGFEPVAELQKLRRAQRTRCHLEIGELLRVRGPVKTSRQQREIKASTYYKVSDPVMAVQISWMMEAPQLYRQCYDKAPQLEPDAAGDSAVSSLSRATKILKDFLKQKSVSRFRPYDVQDLLQPLISSQPQAASADQEPVAGPSACQQLRQLLKEALQILQDEGAVYRKVKSQDEVYLVTVQDKDLLVAVKDIIREDSRREKYVEKGCHVLHILSAVRQRYSLNVSRAALELVLKTLECNSDIISTSDSHYTAI, from the exons ATGCAGGCAGCTTCGATGGATCCAGCGGAAGAGCCTCCGTCGATGCTGTGGGGACTGGACCCGGTGTTTTCCGCCTTCGCTCGGCTGTATATCAGAGACATCCTGGAGATGACGGAGTCCACCCAGGTACCAG GGATTTACTTCTACAACCTGCACCCGATCTCCAAAGTCGATGTGCTGGGAACGGTGGTCTAcaagagggagagggaggactTCTTCTGCTATGGAG CAGGGGCGCAGCTCAGCGCTGCGGCTCAGGGAGGCTTCGAGCCGGTGGCGGAGCTGCAGAAGCTGAGACGAGCCCAGCGGACGCGCTGCCACCTGGAGATCGGAGAGCTGCTCCGAGTCAGGGGACCGGTGAAGACGTCGAGGCAGCAGAGGGAAATCAAGGCCTCCACCTACT ATAAAGTGAGCGACCCCGTGATGGCGGTGCAGATTTCCTGGATGATGGAGGCTCCTCAGCTCTACAGACAGTGTTACGACAAAGCGCCTCAGCTGGAGCCCGACGCGGCGGG AGACTCGGCTGTCAGCTCCCTCAGCAGGGCAACTAAGATCTTGAAAGACTTTTTAAAGCAGAAGTCGGTGAGCAGGTTCAGACCCTACGATGTCCAGGACCTCCTGCAGCCTCTGATCTCCAGCCAGCCTCAGGCAGCATCTGCTGACCAG GAGCCTGTCGCAGGTCCGTCTGCGTGCCAGCAGCTCCGTCAGCTCCTGAAGGAGGCCCTGCAGATCCTACAGGACGAGGGTGCCGTGTACCGCAAGGTCAAGTCCCAGGACGAAGTCTATCTc GTGACCGTGCAGGACAAGGATCTGCTCGTGGCCGTCAAAGACATCATCAGGGAGGACTCGAGGAGGGAGAAGT ACGTGGAGAAGGGCTGCCACGTCCTGCACATCCTGTCGGCAGTCAGGCAGCGGTACAGCCTCAACGTGAGCCGCGCCGCTCTGGAGCTCGTCCTCAAGACGCTCGAGTgcaacagtgacatcatcagcaCCAGTGACAGCCACTACACCGCCATCTGA
- the stn1 gene encoding CST complex subunit STN1 isoform X2: protein MQAASMDPAEEPPSMLWGLDPVFSAFARLYIRDILEMTESTQVPGIYFYNLHPISKVDVLGTVVYKREREDFFCYGVDDGTGVINCLCWKSDLLKEEREPSKWAQLSAAAQGGFEPVAELQKLRRAQRTRCHLEIGELLRVRGPVKTSRQQREIKASTYYKVSDPVMAVQISWMMEAPQLYRQCYDKAPQLEPDAAGDSAVSSLSRATKILKDFLKQKSVSRFRPYDVQDLLQPLISSQPQAASADQEPVAGPSACQQLRQLLKEALQILQDEGAVYRKVKSQDEVYLVTVQDKDLLVAVKDIIREDSRREKYVEKGCHVLHILSAVRQRYSLNVSRAALELVLKTLECNSDIISTSDSHYTAI, encoded by the exons ATGCAGGCAGCTTCGATGGATCCAGCGGAAGAGCCTCCGTCGATGCTGTGGGGACTGGACCCGGTGTTTTCCGCCTTCGCTCGGCTGTATATCAGAGACATCCTGGAGATGACGGAGTCCACCCAGGTACCAG GGATTTACTTCTACAACCTGCACCCGATCTCCAAAGTCGATGTGCTGGGAACGGTGGTCTAcaagagggagagggaggactTCTTCTGCTATGGAG TGGATGATGGTACGGGTGTTATAAACTGCCTGTGCTGGAAAAGTGACCTCCTGAAAGAGGAGCGGGAGCCGAGCAAGT GGGCGCAGCTCAGCGCTGCGGCTCAGGGAGGCTTCGAGCCGGTGGCGGAGCTGCAGAAGCTGAGACGAGCCCAGCGGACGCGCTGCCACCTGGAGATCGGAGAGCTGCTCCGAGTCAGGGGACCGGTGAAGACGTCGAGGCAGCAGAGGGAAATCAAGGCCTCCACCTACT ATAAAGTGAGCGACCCCGTGATGGCGGTGCAGATTTCCTGGATGATGGAGGCTCCTCAGCTCTACAGACAGTGTTACGACAAAGCGCCTCAGCTGGAGCCCGACGCGGCGGG AGACTCGGCTGTCAGCTCCCTCAGCAGGGCAACTAAGATCTTGAAAGACTTTTTAAAGCAGAAGTCGGTGAGCAGGTTCAGACCCTACGATGTCCAGGACCTCCTGCAGCCTCTGATCTCCAGCCAGCCTCAGGCAGCATCTGCTGACCAG GAGCCTGTCGCAGGTCCGTCTGCGTGCCAGCAGCTCCGTCAGCTCCTGAAGGAGGCCCTGCAGATCCTACAGGACGAGGGTGCCGTGTACCGCAAGGTCAAGTCCCAGGACGAAGTCTATCTc GTGACCGTGCAGGACAAGGATCTGCTCGTGGCCGTCAAAGACATCATCAGGGAGGACTCGAGGAGGGAGAAGT ACGTGGAGAAGGGCTGCCACGTCCTGCACATCCTGTCGGCAGTCAGGCAGCGGTACAGCCTCAACGTGAGCCGCGCCGCTCTGGAGCTCGTCCTCAAGACGCTCGAGTgcaacagtgacatcatcagcaCCAGTGACAGCCACTACACCGCCATCTGA
- the stn1 gene encoding CST complex subunit STN1 isoform X1, whose product MQAASMDPAEEPPSMLWGLDPVFSAFARLYIRDILEMTESTQVPGIYFYNLHPISKVDVLGTVVYKREREDFFCYGVDDGTGVINCLCWKSDLLKEEREPSKSGAQLSAAAQGGFEPVAELQKLRRAQRTRCHLEIGELLRVRGPVKTSRQQREIKASTYYKVSDPVMAVQISWMMEAPQLYRQCYDKAPQLEPDAAGDSAVSSLSRATKILKDFLKQKSVSRFRPYDVQDLLQPLISSQPQAASADQEPVAGPSACQQLRQLLKEALQILQDEGAVYRKVKSQDEVYLVTVQDKDLLVAVKDIIREDSRREKYVEKGCHVLHILSAVRQRYSLNVSRAALELVLKTLECNSDIISTSDSHYTAI is encoded by the exons ATGCAGGCAGCTTCGATGGATCCAGCGGAAGAGCCTCCGTCGATGCTGTGGGGACTGGACCCGGTGTTTTCCGCCTTCGCTCGGCTGTATATCAGAGACATCCTGGAGATGACGGAGTCCACCCAGGTACCAG GGATTTACTTCTACAACCTGCACCCGATCTCCAAAGTCGATGTGCTGGGAACGGTGGTCTAcaagagggagagggaggactTCTTCTGCTATGGAG TGGATGATGGTACGGGTGTTATAAACTGCCTGTGCTGGAAAAGTGACCTCCTGAAAGAGGAGCGGGAGCCGAGCAAGT CAGGGGCGCAGCTCAGCGCTGCGGCTCAGGGAGGCTTCGAGCCGGTGGCGGAGCTGCAGAAGCTGAGACGAGCCCAGCGGACGCGCTGCCACCTGGAGATCGGAGAGCTGCTCCGAGTCAGGGGACCGGTGAAGACGTCGAGGCAGCAGAGGGAAATCAAGGCCTCCACCTACT ATAAAGTGAGCGACCCCGTGATGGCGGTGCAGATTTCCTGGATGATGGAGGCTCCTCAGCTCTACAGACAGTGTTACGACAAAGCGCCTCAGCTGGAGCCCGACGCGGCGGG AGACTCGGCTGTCAGCTCCCTCAGCAGGGCAACTAAGATCTTGAAAGACTTTTTAAAGCAGAAGTCGGTGAGCAGGTTCAGACCCTACGATGTCCAGGACCTCCTGCAGCCTCTGATCTCCAGCCAGCCTCAGGCAGCATCTGCTGACCAG GAGCCTGTCGCAGGTCCGTCTGCGTGCCAGCAGCTCCGTCAGCTCCTGAAGGAGGCCCTGCAGATCCTACAGGACGAGGGTGCCGTGTACCGCAAGGTCAAGTCCCAGGACGAAGTCTATCTc GTGACCGTGCAGGACAAGGATCTGCTCGTGGCCGTCAAAGACATCATCAGGGAGGACTCGAGGAGGGAGAAGT ACGTGGAGAAGGGCTGCCACGTCCTGCACATCCTGTCGGCAGTCAGGCAGCGGTACAGCCTCAACGTGAGCCGCGCCGCTCTGGAGCTCGTCCTCAAGACGCTCGAGTgcaacagtgacatcatcagcaCCAGTGACAGCCACTACACCGCCATCTGA
- the stn1 gene encoding CST complex subunit STN1 isoform X4, whose protein sequence is MQAASMDPAEEPPSMLWGLDPVFSAFARLYIRDILEMTESTQVPGIYFYNLHPISKVDVLGTVVYKREREDFFCYGGAQLSAAAQGGFEPVAELQKLRRAQRTRCHLEIGELLRVRGPVKTSRQQREIKASTYYKVSDPVMAVQISWMMEAPQLYRQCYDKAPQLEPDAAGDSAVSSLSRATKILKDFLKQKSVSRFRPYDVQDLLQPLISSQPQAASADQEPVAGPSACQQLRQLLKEALQILQDEGAVYRKVKSQDEVYLVTVQDKDLLVAVKDIIREDSRREKYVEKGCHVLHILSAVRQRYSLNVSRAALELVLKTLECNSDIISTSDSHYTAI, encoded by the exons ATGCAGGCAGCTTCGATGGATCCAGCGGAAGAGCCTCCGTCGATGCTGTGGGGACTGGACCCGGTGTTTTCCGCCTTCGCTCGGCTGTATATCAGAGACATCCTGGAGATGACGGAGTCCACCCAGGTACCAG GGATTTACTTCTACAACCTGCACCCGATCTCCAAAGTCGATGTGCTGGGAACGGTGGTCTAcaagagggagagggaggactTCTTCTGCTATGGAG GGGCGCAGCTCAGCGCTGCGGCTCAGGGAGGCTTCGAGCCGGTGGCGGAGCTGCAGAAGCTGAGACGAGCCCAGCGGACGCGCTGCCACCTGGAGATCGGAGAGCTGCTCCGAGTCAGGGGACCGGTGAAGACGTCGAGGCAGCAGAGGGAAATCAAGGCCTCCACCTACT ATAAAGTGAGCGACCCCGTGATGGCGGTGCAGATTTCCTGGATGATGGAGGCTCCTCAGCTCTACAGACAGTGTTACGACAAAGCGCCTCAGCTGGAGCCCGACGCGGCGGG AGACTCGGCTGTCAGCTCCCTCAGCAGGGCAACTAAGATCTTGAAAGACTTTTTAAAGCAGAAGTCGGTGAGCAGGTTCAGACCCTACGATGTCCAGGACCTCCTGCAGCCTCTGATCTCCAGCCAGCCTCAGGCAGCATCTGCTGACCAG GAGCCTGTCGCAGGTCCGTCTGCGTGCCAGCAGCTCCGTCAGCTCCTGAAGGAGGCCCTGCAGATCCTACAGGACGAGGGTGCCGTGTACCGCAAGGTCAAGTCCCAGGACGAAGTCTATCTc GTGACCGTGCAGGACAAGGATCTGCTCGTGGCCGTCAAAGACATCATCAGGGAGGACTCGAGGAGGGAGAAGT ACGTGGAGAAGGGCTGCCACGTCCTGCACATCCTGTCGGCAGTCAGGCAGCGGTACAGCCTCAACGTGAGCCGCGCCGCTCTGGAGCTCGTCCTCAAGACGCTCGAGTgcaacagtgacatcatcagcaCCAGTGACAGCCACTACACCGCCATCTGA